One stretch of Tissierellales bacterium DNA includes these proteins:
- the bioD gene encoding dethiobiotin synthase — protein MTKSIFITGTGTDIGKTYVSALIAKKLSKSNTNVSYYKPALSGAIKTKTNLIAGDAYEVFEIAGLKGNPNSNVSYILETPVSPHLASKMEGVSIDLDKILMDYKTISKQHEYLIVEGCGGIICPINSSPKLMLTDIIKTLDLDIIIVADASLGTINSSLLTINHAKNLGLNIKGIILNRFDKNNFLHIDNKIQIQALSDIPVIACVGTGDSEIDIDIEFLKSLYKEVF, from the coding sequence ATGACTAAATCAATATTTATAACTGGAACTGGAACAGATATTGGGAAAACATATGTATCCGCTCTTATAGCAAAAAAACTCTCAAAATCAAATACGAATGTCTCTTATTACAAACCTGCTCTAAGTGGTGCTATAAAAACAAAAACTAATCTGATCGCTGGAGATGCATATGAAGTTTTCGAAATCGCAGGTTTAAAAGGCAACCCAAATTCAAACGTTTCTTATATATTAGAAACTCCAGTATCTCCGCATTTAGCTTCTAAAATGGAAGGGGTGAGCATAGATTTAGACAAAATATTAATGGATTATAAAACTATATCAAAACAGCACGAATACCTAATAGTCGAGGGTTGTGGTGGAATCATATGTCCTATAAATAGCTCTCCTAAATTGATGCTTACAGATATTATAAAGACTCTTGATTTAGATATTATAATAGTAGCTGATGCATCTCTAGGTACTATTAATTCAAGCTTACTGACAATTAATCACGCTAAAAATCTAGGTCTGAATATAAAAGGAATCATTTTGAATCGCTTTGATAAAAACAATTTTCTTCACATAGATAATAAAATACAGATACAAGCGCTAAGTGATATACCTGTAATTGCGTGTGTTGGTACAGGTGACAGTGAAATTGATATAGATATAGAATTTTTAAAATCACTTTACAAGGAGGTCTTTTAG
- the bioB gene encoding biotin synthase BioB yields MSIESIFESIKSGNLITKQEAMTLTLYPTNDLCHYANLICKHFCKNEFDLCSITNGKSGKCSEDCKYCAQSVHNHTNIECYSLRNNSSLQRDGLYNNAKGVARFSIVTSGRSLSDAEIENLSKTYGSLKRLSKLGLCASHGLLSKSQLQILKNSGVTRYHNNLETSRKFFPSICTTHSYDEKISTIKDAQDIGLEVCSGGIFGLGENYEDRIDLALTLRSLNIKSVPINFLNPIEGTPLAHLKPLSEDEIKKSVAIMRFILPDAFLRLAGGRGLLPNLGHDLFECGINASLTGDLLTTPGISIDCDLEKIKSLNLEVKRYD; encoded by the coding sequence ATGTCTATTGAATCTATTTTCGAATCCATAAAATCCGGAAATCTAATTACAAAACAAGAAGCAATGACTTTAACCTTATATCCAACCAATGATCTATGTCATTATGCTAATCTCATATGTAAGCATTTTTGCAAAAATGAGTTCGACCTTTGCAGTATAACAAACGGAAAAAGTGGAAAATGCTCTGAGGATTGCAAATATTGTGCACAATCTGTCCACAATCACACAAATATAGAATGCTATTCACTTAGAAACAATAGCAGTTTACAAAGAGATGGGTTATATAATAACGCAAAGGGAGTTGCTCGATTTTCCATAGTAACTTCTGGAAGATCACTATCCGATGCAGAAATTGAAAATCTATCTAAAACATATGGTAGTTTAAAAAGATTATCAAAGCTAGGTCTTTGTGCTTCTCATGGCTTACTGTCAAAATCCCAACTCCAAATATTGAAAAATTCTGGAGTAACTAGATATCACAACAATTTAGAAACTTCTAGAAAATTTTTCCCATCAATATGTACGACTCATAGCTATGATGAAAAGATATCTACAATAAAAGATGCACAAGATATAGGGCTTGAAGTCTGTAGTGGTGGTATTTTTGGTCTCGGCGAAAACTATGAAGATAGAATAGACTTAGCTCTAACTCTTAGATCCCTAAATATAAAATCTGTTCCAATAAATTTTTTAAACCCAATCGAAGGTACTCCATTAGCTCATTTAAAACCACTTTCAGAAGATGAGATAAAGAAAAGTGTAGCAATAATGAGATTTATACTTCCGGATGCTTTTCTGAGATTAGCTGGAGGACGAGGTCTTCTCCCAAATTTAGGTCATGACTTATTCGAATGTGGTATAAATGCAAGTTTAACAGGTGACCTACTTACTACCCCAGGTATTTCAATCGACTGCGATTTAGAAAAAATTAAATCTCTCAATTTAGAGGTGAAACGATATGACTAA
- a CDS encoding threonine synthase: MKFVCRICGSEVEASKANYICECGGMYDIVKSERSFKPSKILDKEWSLFRYENSIPVNHSIWKDLSMGEGMTAIKPLSKAQPNLFVKLEYAMPTLSFKDRGAVVLISKALQWGAKKLVQDSSGNAGVAVAAYASRGGLQCDIYVPKGTSEKKIAQIESHGAKVIIVNGSREDTQKAAIEASVDCDVFYASHVFNPVFYEGTKTYIYEIYEQLGELPERLVVPLGNGSLFLGIYQALLEFKESGLIVSYPEVIVVQAEGCAPIYEAFVSEENEVFEVKNAGTEASGIAIANPRRGNQILSAIREIGGKVILAPNNGIMEMKSHLAHLGYYVEPTTAATFAGYFDYVKSTGDDKKAIIPLCGSGLKK, encoded by the coding sequence ATGAAATTTGTATGTCGGATTTGTGGAAGTGAAGTTGAAGCTAGTAAAGCAAATTACATATGTGAATGCGGTGGAATGTACGATATAGTAAAATCAGAGAGAAGTTTTAAACCTTCAAAGATACTCGATAAAGAGTGGAGTCTTTTTAGATATGAGAATAGTATTCCTGTAAATCATAGCATATGGAAGGATTTATCTATGGGTGAGGGAATGACAGCTATCAAGCCATTGTCAAAAGCTCAACCTAATTTATTTGTGAAATTAGAATATGCCATGCCTACATTGTCATTCAAAGACAGAGGAGCTGTTGTTCTAATATCTAAAGCACTACAATGGGGAGCGAAAAAATTAGTACAAGATAGCAGTGGAAATGCTGGTGTTGCAGTTGCGGCTTATGCTTCAAGAGGTGGTCTTCAATGTGATATATATGTTCCAAAAGGGACTTCTGAAAAGAAGATAGCACAAATAGAATCGCACGGGGCAAAAGTCATAATAGTAAACGGTTCGAGGGAAGATACTCAAAAAGCGGCCATAGAAGCTTCCGTGGACTGCGATGTATTTTATGCAAGTCATGTATTTAATCCTGTGTTTTATGAGGGAACTAAAACATATATATATGAAATTTACGAACAGCTAGGTGAGCTACCAGAGCGTTTAGTTGTACCTCTTGGAAATGGTTCTTTATTTTTAGGAATATATCAAGCGCTTTTAGAATTTAAAGAGAGTGGATTGATAGTGAGTTATCCAGAGGTTATAGTGGTTCAAGCAGAAGGGTGTGCTCCGATATACGAAGCTTTTGTATCTGAAGAGAATGAAGTGTTTGAGGTGAAAAATGCGGGAACAGAAGCGAGTGGAATTGCAATAGCGAATCCTAGAAGAGGAAATCAAATACTTAGTGCGATAAGAGAAATTGGTGGCAAAGTAATATTAGCACCAAATAATGGGATTATGGAAATGAAGTCACATCTAGCACATTTGGGTTATTATGTAGAACCTACAACGGCTGCAACATTTGCTGGATATTTCGATTATGTCAAATCAACAGGAGATGACAAAAAAGCGATAATACCACTTTGTGGTTCTGGTTTGAAAAAATAA
- a CDS encoding YiiX/YebB-like N1pC/P60 family cysteine hydrolase, producing the protein MSLKKITATILCSLMIMPAIASASPSIRDCSALPVHAQDLQSAYNLVQNYGEKYGIDFDLSYETFVKNYNPKAYNSPSDYANSYISILEPHQKYNYTMRNSSGSNLWHYNTGTVLPHKANYSSYNLLSTVKKGDILFEASGGFGITAHVAIVEGIYYSEAQGQYYIRLIEAISNGISRSVLDDERFDDRQGTIYRVSGVSQSQIDKAVDFAVSQIGKNYMLDFKKDTSPYEKDWYCSELAWASYKNQGIDIEEDGFTEPGVTPRDLRDSDNTILIPCR; encoded by the coding sequence ATGTCGTTAAAAAAAATCACAGCTACTATTCTTTGTTCTCTAATGATCATGCCTGCTATTGCATCTGCTAGCCCTAGCATTAGAGACTGCTCAGCTTTACCTGTTCACGCTCAAGATTTACAGAGTGCCTATAATTTAGTTCAAAACTATGGTGAAAAATATGGTATTGATTTTGATCTATCCTATGAAACTTTTGTCAAAAATTACAATCCAAAAGCTTATAATTCACCATCTGATTATGCAAACTCCTACATATCTATTTTGGAGCCTCATCAGAAATACAATTATACAATGAGGAATTCTAGCGGATCGAATTTATGGCATTATAATACAGGAACAGTTCTGCCTCACAAAGCGAACTATAGTTCTTATAATCTTCTTTCAACCGTAAAAAAAGGCGATATACTATTTGAGGCTTCTGGTGGATTTGGAATAACCGCTCACGTAGCAATTGTAGAAGGTATATATTACTCTGAAGCCCAAGGACAATACTATATCAGGCTTATAGAAGCAATAAGCAATGGAATTTCAAGAAGTGTCCTAGATGATGAAAGATTTGATGATAGACAGGGCACTATATACAGAGTTAGTGGCGTTAGTCAAAGTCAAATTGATAAAGCTGTAGATTTTGCAGTTTCTCAAATTGGCAAAAATTACATGCTGGATTTCAAAAAAGATACATCGCCTTATGAAAAGGACTGGTATTGTTCTGAACTTGCATGGGCATCTTATAAAAATCAAGGTATAGATATAGAAGAAGATGGCTTCACAGAACCTGGCGTTACACCTAGAGATTTACGAGATTCAGATAATACAATTTTGATTCCTTGTAGATAG
- a CDS encoding M23/M56 family metallopeptidase produces MLIDISKHILTASFWGSIVIFAILVLQKILGTKIGAKSQSYLWLVAVLRLVFFAPPEIPIAFKSALKIKEFNNIIPKNNLSYKASEILSWFDTSNFNEIQVESNYFHIDWLNIVCILYLAFVVLFSLKRLFLKCKLQKHFKANSIVASCELKNLLDKNCQKMKVYRSVQLLFSNSVESPIVFGFFNPTIVLPINSLDFLSYREIEYAMLHELAHIKRFDVLIFEITAFLKKLYAFNPFIRYGLARYEQCIETACDAMALELVSLNEKKAYGLCLIKWLESVNLEKLEPSVLHYASTKKQLQRRLFTIMNFKNNANKILAMGCILSLSGFLVLAEVQAQSICDNKDLYESSPKVLSMESTIPQDTQSAKIQATETKSEEVTETTPAENIEWLWPLDNKYKRISSSYGNKMHPVLKKETFHSGIDIPAPRGNDIKSTRSGKVIFSGEIGGYGRTIIIDHGDGYATFYAHTSELLVNRDDAISAGTIIAKVGSTGRSTGPHLHFEIRKDGETVDPLTLVSVPEE; encoded by the coding sequence ATGCTAATAGATATTTCAAAACATATTTTAACTGCCTCATTTTGGGGAAGTATAGTTATATTCGCTATACTAGTTTTACAAAAAATTCTGGGAACTAAAATAGGAGCAAAAAGTCAATCTTATCTATGGTTGGTCGCCGTTTTAAGATTGGTATTTTTTGCTCCGCCTGAAATTCCTATAGCCTTTAAATCGGCTCTTAAAATAAAGGAATTTAATAATATTATACCAAAAAACAATCTCTCATATAAGGCCTCAGAAATTTTAAGTTGGTTTGATACATCTAATTTTAATGAAATCCAAGTTGAATCAAATTATTTTCACATTGATTGGCTAAATATAGTTTGTATCTTATATCTAGCATTTGTTGTGCTATTTAGTTTAAAAAGATTATTTTTGAAGTGCAAATTACAAAAACATTTCAAAGCTAATTCTATTGTAGCCTCTTGTGAATTAAAGAATTTGCTAGATAAAAATTGCCAAAAAATGAAAGTATATAGAAGTGTTCAATTATTATTCTCAAATAGTGTCGAAAGCCCAATAGTATTTGGATTTTTTAATCCTACAATAGTACTGCCTATCAATTCACTTGATTTTCTAAGCTATAGAGAAATAGAATATGCCATGCTACACGAATTAGCGCATATAAAGCGATTTGATGTTCTAATATTTGAAATAACTGCTTTCCTTAAAAAACTTTATGCCTTCAATCCATTTATAAGATACGGCTTAGCTAGATACGAGCAATGTATTGAAACTGCTTGTGATGCAATGGCTTTAGAACTTGTTTCTTTAAATGAAAAAAAAGCCTACGGGCTATGTCTAATTAAATGGCTAGAATCTGTAAATTTAGAAAAACTTGAGCCTTCTGTCTTGCATTATGCTTCGACAAAAAAACAATTACAAAGGAGGCTTTTTACAATTATGAATTTCAAAAATAACGCAAATAAAATACTAGCTATGGGGTGTATACTCAGTTTATCTGGTTTCCTAGTACTAGCTGAAGTTCAAGCTCAAAGCATTTGTGACAACAAGGATTTATATGAAAGTAGCCCGAAGGTATTGTCTATGGAAAGTACAATACCTCAAGACACTCAATCAGCTAAAATTCAAGCAACCGAAACAAAGTCAGAAGAAGTCACTGAAACCACACCTGCTGAAAATATAGAGTGGCTATGGCCTTTAGATAACAAATACAAACGAATTTCATCTAGCTATGGTAACAAAATGCATCCTGTATTAAAAAAAGAAACATTTCACTCTGGAATAGATATCCCTGCACCAAGGGGAAACGACATAAAATCAACTAGGTCTGGAAAAGTTATATTTTCTGGTGAAATAGGTGGCTATGGTCGAACTATAATAATAGATCATGGAGATGGCTACGCTACATTTTATGCTCACACATCTGAGCTACTCGTTAATAGAGACGATGCTATAAGCGCTGGTACTATAATAGCAAAAGTTGGAAGTACTGGTCGCTCAACAGGGCCGCACCTGCACTTTGAAATAAGAAAAGATGGAGAAACTGTAGACCCTCTAACTCTAGTAAGTGTCCCTGAAGAATAA